In the Malaya genurostris strain Urasoe2022 chromosome 1, Malgen_1.1, whole genome shotgun sequence genome, one interval contains:
- the LOC131431930 gene encoding acyl-CoA Delta-9 desaturase-like — protein MSTAEASPNIGSENNANLNGSQTMTAGSNDAASSSPTPTDGKTSSVSSSRDTKREASWPSVLFYIHLNILGVYGIFVLFSHTSAITFVFTSFLTLCGILGVTAGAHRLWAHKAYQASTFLRFTLMLFQTMAGQGSIYDWVRMHRLHHEQFRNADDPYYSDKDFLHAQVFANIRKLSPRQEKLLQNIDMSDLEEDGIVMFQKRFYWILYPVMFVLLPINAPLEYWGDTVQAAIFVAFSLRYLLVLNVSWLINSAHFVWGLDKNHKQSDSNMVFIVTKSYWPQYHYLLPFDYQSGEFGTYGSGGTTAFIRVCAALGMATKLQTMTTEAVKKGLTMAVDSGRPIVDCLKQAGAEDMCNLQREHYLKNERLH, from the exons ATGTCAACGGCTGAGGCGTCCCCAAACATTGGGTCCGAGAACAATGCGAACCTCAACGGTTCCCAAACGATGACGGCGGGAAGCAACGATGCGGCCAGCAGCTCACCAACGCCAACGGACGGGAAGACGTCATCAGTCAGTTCATCACGGGATACCAAAAGGGAGGCCAGCTGGCCGTCGGTGCTGTTCTACATCCACCTGAACATTCTCGGAGTGTACGGAATTTTTGTCCTATTTTCGCACACCTCAGCGATCACGTTCGTTTTCA CATCATTCCTAACCTTATGTGGAATACTAGGCGTTACGGCAGGTGCCCATAGACTATGGGCACACAAAGCCTACCAGGCATCCACATTCCTACGGTTTACCCTGATGCTGTTTCAAACTATGGCCGGACAG GGTTCCATCTACGACTGGGTTCGCATGCACCGACTGCACCATGAACAGTTCCGCAACGCGGACGATCCGTACTACAGCGACAAGGACTTTCTGCACGCGCAAGTGTTTGCCAACATTCGTAAGTTGAGTCCCCGCCAGGAGAAGCTGCTGCAGAACATTGACATGAGCGATCTGGAGGAGGACGGGATCGTAATGTTCCAGAAGCGCTTCTACTGGATTCTCTATCCGGTGATGTTTGTGCTGTTGCCGATCAACGCCCCGCTCGAGTACTGGGGTGATACCGTGCAGGCGGCAATCTTCGTGGCTTTCTCGCTCCGATATCTGCTGGTGCTGAATGTTTCCTGGTTGATCAACTCGGCTCACTTCGTCTGGGGTTTGGATAAAAACCACAAGCAGAGCGATTCCAACATGGTTTTCATCGTGACAAAGAGCTACTGGCCACAGTATCACTATCTGTTGCCATTCGACTACCAAAGCGGTGAATTCGGAACCTACG GTTCTGGTGGCACCACGGCATTCATACGGGTTTGTGCTGCACTGGGAATGGCCACCAAACTCCAGACCATGACAACGGAAGCCGTCAAGAAGGGTTTAACGATGGCGGTGGACAGCGGTCGACCGATCGTGGACTGTCTGAAGCAAGCCGGCGCCGAAGATATGTGCAACCTGCAACGTGAGCACTATCTGAAGAACGAAAGACTTCACTAG